A stretch of Flavobacterium sp. N1994 DNA encodes these proteins:
- a CDS encoding sensor histidine kinase, with amino-acid sequence MFNGFKMSMLSLRIRIFLSMIILILIASILMASISIIQFKNEAKDYHQKRLDQKEFAIKEHINYVLANTTYPLTERNLPLIFKDKIHELADIHNLEINIYGLNGKLLKSSKSSFSVDKVAQPIPNYVLKLVQSSVEKRYVDIKNVNGVKNRSSYSQIKDDKFKPLGILNIPYVEDDGFYERELRQFLIRLSQVYSFMLVIAFALAYFLSSYITKSLKTISDKINETSLNQKNEKIVIEANSKEINSLINAYNRMVDKLEESAVKLAQSEREQAWREMAKQVAHEIKNPLTPMRLTVQSFQRKFDPNDPELKQKLNDYSKTLIQQIDTMSAVASAFSNFASMPAQQNETLNVVQVVELALDIFNEDFIVFESNKEYIISKLDRTQLIRIITNLVKNAIQSIPEEQVEKRVLVLVNEIENDVIITVEDNGIGIESDNIEHVFEPKFTTKTSGMGLGLGIIKNIIENYKGTITFETEIGKGTTFFVSLPIVK; translated from the coding sequence ATGTTCAACGGATTTAAAATGTCAATGTTGTCCCTCCGAATTAGGATTTTCCTATCGATGATTATATTGATATTAATTGCCTCCATTTTGATGGCTTCGATTTCTATTATTCAGTTTAAAAATGAAGCTAAAGATTACCATCAAAAAAGATTAGACCAAAAAGAATTTGCAATAAAAGAACACATTAATTATGTTCTTGCCAATACAACCTATCCGCTCACGGAAAGAAATCTACCTCTGATTTTCAAAGATAAAATCCATGAATTAGCTGATATTCATAATCTCGAAATCAACATATATGGTTTGAATGGGAAATTATTGAAATCTTCTAAATCCTCATTTTCAGTTGATAAAGTAGCGCAACCGATTCCAAATTATGTTCTGAAACTCGTTCAATCTTCAGTCGAGAAAAGATACGTAGATATTAAAAATGTAAACGGGGTTAAAAACCGCTCCTCTTATAGCCAGATTAAGGATGACAAATTCAAACCTCTTGGAATTTTAAACATTCCTTATGTGGAAGACGATGGGTTTTATGAAAGGGAATTGCGTCAATTTTTAATACGATTGAGTCAAGTTTATTCCTTTATGTTAGTTATTGCTTTTGCTTTGGCCTATTTCCTTTCGAGTTATATTACTAAATCCTTGAAAACCATTTCGGATAAAATCAATGAAACAAGTTTGAACCAAAAGAACGAGAAAATTGTCATTGAAGCCAATAGTAAAGAAATCAATTCGTTGATCAATGCTTATAATCGAATGGTGGATAAACTAGAAGAAAGTGCAGTCAAATTAGCACAAAGCGAACGGGAACAGGCTTGGCGTGAAATGGCAAAACAAGTAGCTCATGAAATTAAAAATCCATTGACACCAATGCGTTTGACAGTACAAAGTTTCCAAAGAAAATTTGACCCGAATGATCCCGAATTGAAACAAAAACTGAATGATTATTCCAAAACTTTAATCCAACAAATTGATACTATGAGTGCTGTAGCTTCTGCCTTTTCTAACTTTGCATCGATGCCGGCACAGCAAAACGAAACACTCAATGTGGTGCAAGTGGTAGAATTAGCTTTGGATATTTTCAACGAAGATTTTATAGTTTTTGAAAGCAATAAAGAATATATCATTTCCAAATTAGACCGAACACAATTGATTCGTATCATAACCAATTTGGTTAAAAATGCTATTCAATCCATACCTGAGGAACAAGTAGAAAAGCGAGTTTTGGTTTTAGTAAATGAAATTGAAAACGATGTTATCATCACGGTTGAAGACAACGGAATTGGTATTGAATCGGATAATATTGAGCATGTTTTTGAACCAAAATTTACTACCAAAACAAGCGGAATGGGATTAGGCTTAGGAATTATAAAAAACATTATAGAAAATTATAAAGGAACCATTACTTTTGAAACAGAAATCGGAAAAGGAACCACTTTTTTTGTGTCACTTCCTATTGTTAAATAA
- a CDS encoding enoyl-CoA hydratase/isomerase family protein yields MNFENILVTIENSIGQITINRPSKLNALNVATINELHNAFESLENNNDVRVIIITGEGEKAFVAGADISEFANFSVEEGAQMAAQGHELLFDFIENLKTPTIAAVNGFALGGGLELAMACHFRIASDNAKMGLPEVSLGVIPGYGGTQRLPQLIGKGRAMEMIMTAGMISAEEAFRAGLVNHVVPQAELLDFTKNIATRIMRNSPFAISRAIKAINANFKDGVNGYETEIRNFGKCFGTEDFKEGTTAFLEKRKPEFKGK; encoded by the coding sequence ATGAACTTTGAAAACATACTAGTAACTATCGAAAACAGCATTGGACAAATCACTATTAACCGTCCATCAAAATTAAATGCTCTCAATGTTGCCACTATCAATGAGCTTCACAATGCATTCGAAAGTTTAGAAAATAATAATGATGTAAGAGTAATTATCATTACTGGCGAAGGAGAAAAGGCTTTTGTTGCAGGCGCAGATATTTCGGAATTTGCTAATTTTTCTGTTGAAGAAGGGGCTCAAATGGCAGCTCAAGGTCATGAATTACTTTTTGATTTTATCGAAAATTTAAAAACTCCAACGATTGCCGCTGTAAACGGTTTTGCACTTGGTGGTGGATTAGAATTAGCCATGGCATGTCATTTCCGAATTGCTTCTGATAATGCCAAAATGGGCTTGCCTGAAGTTTCTCTCGGAGTGATTCCAGGTTATGGTGGAACGCAACGATTACCTCAATTGATTGGAAAAGGTCGCGCCATGGAAATGATTATGACTGCAGGAATGATTTCAGCTGAAGAAGCATTTCGTGCCGGATTAGTAAACCATGTTGTACCACAAGCAGAGCTTTTAGACTTCACCAAAAACATTGCAACTCGCATTATGAGAAACTCGCCTTTTGCGATTAGTAGAGCTATAAAGGCCATTAATGCTAACTTCAAAGATGGTGTCAATGGATATGAAACCGAGATTCGAAATTTTGGAAAATGCTTCGGCACCGAAGATTTTAAAGAAGGAACAACCGCTTTTTTAGAAAAAAGAAAACCAGAGTTTAAAGGAAAATAA